From Verrucomicrobia bacterium S94, the proteins below share one genomic window:
- a CDS encoding beta-agarase encodes MKKTLTAVTAMAVVVPLLSGAETERVEVKLDPGKVRNIGGVSVFDRNQFITIHEGFGSTDLEDADLKYIEEVLEANYGRDGGLISWMAEDLPADPDNPDMPDVSRLKALFKKKFRDEYAGRRMNPSNMEKVILCTHPEIMHGHAGNTSTPWGPKTPEATAEFTAQFLKHAFSDAERPKILEVYNEPFVKAKKIPCTIEEMCEQHNVVARRVKELNPDVMVGGYSAAWVEVESRNFDHWNGWQKTFMDIAGENMDFWSYHIYDGVNVQGTPRNRTGSNSEAIMDLIDTYSHIKFGVAKPIMITEYGKIPEGNMNTMPYSAERSAGMLYSAMGQLMTYMDHPDRLMRTIPFFLGKATWTYDMTENPVPGEANPFLLWRRLADGSFAETDLTLFYYFWKGVNGEWRQSSSSNPDVRVHMLADGNRLNVILMNLDEDSKQVGLSGLSGLIPERVMIRSLTTNCERPILGEHPVSAIPSSLDMEEGDVVMLMIDLKEPLRTNGQVREHRVYATDYLQDIEAGKKVRFTFRDVPTGKGTAVLRLSPGRELGKQPLPSTISLNGTELEIPTNWAGDDQEGRANFFGMVEFRVPMEALKKTSVLEMIYPDTGGKVACAVLQVNLNN; translated from the coding sequence ATGAAGAAGACGTTGACGGCAGTGACGGCGATGGCCGTGGTGGTTCCATTGCTCAGTGGAGCTGAAACAGAGCGGGTTGAGGTTAAGCTTGATCCGGGGAAAGTCCGGAATATCGGAGGTGTATCGGTTTTTGACCGGAATCAGTTTATTACGATTCACGAAGGGTTCGGCTCGACGGACCTTGAAGATGCCGATCTGAAATACATTGAAGAGGTGCTGGAAGCCAATTACGGCCGTGACGGCGGTCTGATCTCGTGGATGGCGGAGGATCTTCCGGCTGATCCGGATAATCCGGATATGCCGGATGTAAGCCGGCTCAAGGCTTTGTTTAAAAAGAAATTCCGCGATGAATATGCCGGGCGGAGGATGAATCCCTCAAATATGGAGAAGGTGATTCTGTGCACTCACCCGGAAATCATGCACGGGCATGCAGGCAATACCTCGACACCGTGGGGACCGAAAACGCCGGAAGCGACGGCGGAATTCACTGCTCAGTTTCTGAAACACGCCTTTTCCGATGCCGAACGGCCGAAGATTCTTGAGGTGTATAATGAACCTTTTGTGAAAGCTAAAAAAATTCCATGTACTATTGAAGAGATGTGTGAACAGCACAATGTAGTGGCCCGCCGGGTGAAAGAACTGAATCCGGATGTGATGGTCGGCGGCTATTCGGCGGCCTGGGTGGAGGTTGAGAGCCGGAATTTTGACCACTGGAACGGCTGGCAGAAAACATTTATGGATATTGCCGGGGAAAACATGGATTTCTGGTCATATCATATTTATGACGGGGTCAATGTGCAGGGCACTCCCCGCAATCGGACGGGCAGCAATTCCGAGGCGATCATGGATCTGATCGATACCTACAGCCACATAAAGTTCGGTGTGGCCAAACCGATTATGATTACTGAGTACGGCAAGATTCCGGAAGGGAATATGAATACCATGCCCTACAGCGCGGAGCGGTCGGCCGGTATGCTCTATTCGGCGATGGGGCAGCTGATGACCTATATGGATCATCCGGACCGTCTTATGCGCACCATTCCGTTTTTTCTGGGTAAAGCCACCTGGACCTACGATATGACGGAGAATCCGGTGCCCGGCGAGGCCAACCCGTTTCTGCTTTGGCGCAGATTGGCCGATGGTTCATTTGCGGAAACCGATTTGACGCTGTTCTACTATTTTTGGAAAGGGGTCAACGGGGAATGGCGCCAGAGCAGTTCCTCCAATCCGGATGTGCGGGTGCATATGCTGGCCGACGGCAATCGGCTGAATGTTATTCTTATGAATCTGGACGAAGATTCGAAACAGGTCGGTCTTTCGGGGTTGAGCGGTCTGATTCCGGAACGTGTCATGATCCGTTCGCTGACGACCAACTGTGAACGGCCGATTCTCGGCGAGCATCCTGTAAGTGCCATTCCTTCGAGCCTCGATATGGAAGAGGGTGATGTGGTGATGCTGATGATTGATCTGAAGGAGCCGCTTCGGACAAATGGTCAGGTTCGCGAACATCGTGTTTATGCAACAGATTATCTGCAGGATATAGAAGCCGGAAAGAAGGTCAGGTTTACATTCCGGGATGTTCCGACCGGAAAAGGAACGGCCGTACTGCGTCTTTCGCCGGGACGGGAGCTGGGAAAACAGCCGCTGCCTTCGACCATTTCGCTGAATGGAACAGAACTGGAAATTCCGACCAACTGGGCGGGGGATGATCAGGAGGGGCGGGCCAACTTTTTCGGTATGGTTGAGTTCCGTGTGCCGATGGAGGCCCTGAAGAAAACCAGTGTGCTGGAAATGATCTATCCGGATACCGGCGGGAAAGTGGCCTGTGCGGTTCTGCAGGTGAATTTGAATAA